In Kineococcus mangrovi, the sequence GACCCTCGGGCAGCAGCTGCGTAAGCCGGTGATCGTGGCCGAGGAGGGTGCGCCCTCGATGGTGATGTTGACGTACGACGTGATCTCGGACCGAGTGGTCGTCGGCGCCATGCGCTGAGCGTCACGCCTCGTCCGTTTCTCGCCAAGACCGCGCGATATCTGCGGGATGATCGTGACGTTGCTCAGCCCTCAGTCCTCGTCGAAGGTGAGGGTCAGGCTGCTGCTGTAGGCGCTGCTGTTGTGCCGGACTACCGGGTCGATGGGCGCGGTGCCGGCCGGCCACATGCGCACGGCCCGGTAGGCGAAGCCGTCCTGTTGGGCGTGCTCCCACTCGAGCATGTACTCGTCGCCGGGTTGGACGTCCCAGGGGCCAGGTCTGGCGATGTGGGAGAGGTGGGCCCAGCAGCCGCCGGGAGTCTCGGGGCT encodes:
- a CDS encoding cold shock domain-containing protein; amino-acid sequence: MAILATIRRWNTHRARGVLDSPETPGGCWAHLSHIARPGPWDVQPGDEYMLEWEHAQQDGFAYRAVRMWPAGTAPIDPVVRHNSSAYSSSLTLTFDED